A single Mytilus trossulus isolate FHL-02 chromosome 12, PNRI_Mtr1.1.1.hap1, whole genome shotgun sequence DNA region contains:
- the LOC134692108 gene encoding endoglucanase E-4-like, whose product MLLPWLLVLPSLTTAVSTLTTTLTKMHNWDDNFEAHLVWNLQEELNGWEAIITFDQPIASITQYMADEVTHSADKKVWTFVNKPHTAIAHTGGSLDFKIGGKFSGSSPPTATAILKNFGDDGFTVPPVPNTDGTKYNYDEVLEKSILFYDAQRSGKLPADNPIPWRADSALHDQGTNGEDLTGGWYDAGDNVKFGFPMAATTTLLGWSLLEYPDAYRASGQLGEMFDCIRWPLEWLLKCHTGENELYVQVGDGGKDHGSWTRPEDMGSDRPAFKITASKPGSDVAAEYAAAMTVGSLVFKDKDPAFSAKLLTHAKQLYTFAKTHTGKYSDSVNAAAAYYRSSEFEDELTWGGAWLHRATGEASYLADAEKHYETGAAWGQSWDEKNAGNMILLYNMTKKDIYKQDLEATFTDWLPGGTGTAALPYSPKGLAFRLQWGSLRYASNMAFMALLTADLGIHPMEYRKWAKSQIGYALGDTGRSFVVGFGVNPPTQPHHRGSSCPMIPAPCSWDQQQQKGPNPHTLYGALVGGPDQNDKYTDVRTDYVSNEVACDYNAGFQGAVAGLKSLHVRHILDR is encoded by the exons ATGTTGTTGCCTTGGTTACTAGTACTTCCGTCACTTACGACAGCTGTGTCAACCTTAACAACGACACTTACCAAAATGCATAATTGGGATGACAATTTTGAGGCACATCTCGTTTGGAATCTTCAGGAGGAATTGAATGGTTGGGAGGCAATCATTACTTTTGATCAACCAATTGCAAGTATAACG CAATACATGGCGGACGAGGTAACTCATTCAGcagacaaaaaagtgtggacaTTTGTCAACAAACCACACACTGCTATAGCCCATACTGGAGGATCACTGGATTTCAAAATTGGTGGTAAATTTAGTGGAAGTAGTCCACCAACGGCAACAGCAATTTTGAAAAACTTCGGCGATGATGGCTTCACTGTGCCTCCAGTTCCTAACA CTGATGGAACTAAATATAACTATGACGAAGTActtgaaaagtcaattttgttctATGATGCGCAGAGATCAGGAAAACTTCCGGCAGACAATCCAATACCATGGCGAGCTGATTCCGCGCTACATGATCAGGGGACTAATGGTGAAGACTTAACCGGTGGATGGTATGACG CTGGTGACAATGTAAAATTTGGATTCCCAATGGCTGCCACGACCACCTTGCTAGGTTGGAGTCTTTTAGAGTACCCTGACGCTTACCGCGCTAGTGGACAGCTAGGAGAAATGTTTGACTGCATTAGATGGCCTTTGGAGTGGCTATTGAAATGCCATACCGGAGAAAATGAACTATATGTTCAG GTTGGAGATGGTGGCAAAGACCACGGAAGCTGGACAAGACCTGAAGATATGGGATCAGACAGACCGGCTTTTAAAATTACTGCCAGTAAACCCGGAAGTGACGTAGCCGCAGAATATGCAGCCGCCATGACCGTAGGATCGTTGGTTTTTAAAGACAAag ATCCGGCTTTTTCAGCCAAACTATTGACACACGCAAAACAGTTATACACCTTTGCTAAAACTCACACAGGGAAGTACAGTGATAGCGTAAACGCTGCAGCTGCCTATTACAG ATCTAGCGAGTTCGAAGACGAACTGACATGGGGAGGAGCTTGGTTACATAGAGCAACTGGAGAAGCTTCATATTTAGCTGATGCTGAAAAACATTATGAAACCGGAGCAGCATGGGGTCAGTCTTGGGACGAGAAAAATGCAGGAAACATG ATTCTTTTGTACAACATGACAAAGAAGGATATTTACAAACAAGATCTAGAAGCCACATTTACCGACTGGTTACCAGGGGGAACTGGTACTGCTGCATTGCCATATTCTCCAAAAGGACTGGCATTCAGATTACAATGGGGATCTCTTAGATACGCGt CTAATATGGCCTTTATGGCTCTTCTAACGGCTGACTTAGGCATACATCCAATGGAGTATCGAAAATGGGCTAAAAGTCAAATCGGATACGCTCTTGGAGATACTGGGAGAAGTTTTGTGGTTGGCTTCGGAGTTAATCCTCCTACACAACCACATCACAGGggaag TTCATGTCCAATGATCCCAGCACCTTGTTCCTGGGACCAGCAACAGCAGAAAGGACCCAATCCACATACCCTGTATGGTGCTCTAGTAGGAGGACcagatcaaaatgacaaatacacAGACGTCAGGACTGACTATGTTAGCAACGAAGTGGCTTGTGACTACAATGCTGGATTCCAAGGGGCTGTTGCAG gaCTGAAGTCTCTACATGTCCGACATATTTTGGAcagatga